A genome region from Methanobacterium subterraneum includes the following:
- a CDS encoding DUF4040 domain-containing protein: MIEYLFMLTAVLGAILALMQRDLLKSAILVGISGASIAILYQYLLAPDVALTQAIVGAAIIPVFFALAVYKTRRMEE; the protein is encoded by the coding sequence ATGATTGAATACTTATTCATGCTAACCGCAGTTCTAGGAGCTATCCTAGCTTTGATGCAGAGGGATCTATTGAAATCTGCTATCCTGGTTGGTATCAGTGGAGCTTCAATTGCCATCCTATACCAGTATTTACTGGCCCCTGATGTGGCCCTTACCCAGGCCATTGTGGGAGCAGCTATCATCCCGGTGTTCTTTGCACTGGCAGTTTACAAAACACGCAGGATGGAGGAATAA
- a CDS encoding cation:proton antiporter subunit C has product MVIDVQIASLFTAVSLIIIGIFAAAFLDNLIKKVIGLAFIGDGVNLFLIAMGYKPGGIVYIYLPGMAAEWFSQNAAYPLPFAMVLTSIVIGASTMAVMLGIIIVLYKKRGSLSAKEILGE; this is encoded by the coding sequence ATGGTCATTGACGTACAAATCGCATCACTATTCACCGCAGTGTCCCTGATTATCATCGGTATTTTTGCCGCAGCATTCCTGGACAATCTCATTAAAAAAGTAATTGGTCTGGCTTTCATAGGAGACGGGGTTAACCTGTTTTTGATTGCCATGGGTTACAAACCTGGGGGAATAGTATACATATACCTACCGGGCATGGCCGCAGAATGGTTCTCACAGAACGCAGCCTACCCCCTTCCATTTGCAATGGTTTTAACCAGCATTGTCATCGGGGCCAGTACAATGGCCGTGATGCTGGGAATCATCATCGTACTCTACAAAAAGCGCGGATCCTTAAGCGCAAAGGAGATTCTGGGAGAGTAA